TCGGGGTGGGCCGCGACGGCGAAGGCCCGGCCGATCGCCCACCAGTGCTCGAGCGCCGCCTCGGGGCCGTCCGCGGGGCCGGCGCCGGCGGGCATCCCGTCGGCGAAGCGCGCGGAGAACGTGGGCGCCAGGGCGGCCAGCACCGTGTCGCGGTCGCCGGCGGCGAGCGCGGCGTAGAGGCCGTGGACGAGCGCGGCCGGGTCGGTGGTCGGCGGCATGGCCGCACCCTATCCGACGGTCTGTCCGGACACCACGACCGTACGGCGCCGGATACGGTGGCCCGATGGCGCGCGAGGCGGACCGCTACGAGGAGGCGCTGGAGCGCGCCCGCAGCGAGCGGCGGGCGCGCCACAGCCGCGACACCGAGGCCGAGACGGCGATCCTCGACGCGGCCGAGGCCCTGCTGGAGCAGGTGGCGCTCCACGAGCTGAAGGTCGCCGAGATCATCGAGCGCGCGGGCATCTCGCGGGCGACGTTCTACTTCTACTTCACGAGCAAGTTCGCGGTGATCGCGGCGGTGCTCAGCCGCTCGATCGACGAGATCTTCGAGGCCGTCCAGCCCTGGGTGGCCGGCGACGAGGACCCGCCCGCCGACCGGCTGCTGCGCTCCATCGAGGCCGCGGGCCGGATCTGGGGCGAGCACCGCGGCGTGCTGACGAGCATCTCGGAGAGCTGGCCCGCCGACGAGGAGCTGCGCGCGCTGTGGCTGGCGGTGACCGAGCGCTTCATCGACGCGTTCACCGCGGCCGTCGAGGGCGACGTCGCCCGCGGCGAGGCGACGGTGCCCGGCGACGTGCGCCGCTTCGTCACCGGCCTGTTC
The DNA window shown above is from Conexibacter sp. SYSU D00693 and carries:
- a CDS encoding nuclear transport factor 2 family protein; amino-acid sequence: MPPTTDPAALVHGLYAALAAGDRDTVLAALAPTFSARFADGMPAGAGPADGPEAALEHWWAIGRAFAVAAHPEEAIACAGERLLVRGRYRGTARADGRTVDAAFFHLWTLDRDGRLLALEQLTDTARWG
- a CDS encoding TetR/AcrR family transcriptional regulator, with protein sequence MAREADRYEEALERARSERRARHSRDTEAETAILDAAEALLEQVALHELKVAEIIERAGISRATFYFYFTSKFAVIAAVLSRSIDEIFEAVQPWVAGDEDPPADRLLRSIEAAGRIWGEHRGVLTSISESWPADEELRALWLAVTERFIDAFTAAVEGDVARGEATVPGDVRRFVTGLFWGTERVFYIAARGVEPSLPDVDAAVEVMQRTWLHAIYGTPPA